One stretch of Candidatus Nitrosotenuis cloacae DNA includes these proteins:
- a CDS encoding 30S ribosomal protein S7, whose translation MAETQNLLLFRKWDLSGIEIKDPGLKTVISLRKVIYPHTFGSSALKKFNKAEVNIVERLANKLMHFGKKYAKNTGRMGGKKARTMNTVKAAFEIIHLKTGKNPIEILVRAIEHSSPNEDTTRIVYGGTAYHVSVDVSPLRRVDLALRFISDGVKESSFSNPKSMEEYLAEHLIAAAANDAAAPSVKKKNELERVAQASR comes from the coding sequence ATGGCCGAGACTCAGAATCTTTTGTTATTTAGAAAATGGGATCTATCTGGAATTGAGATAAAAGATCCTGGACTAAAGACTGTTATTTCACTAAGAAAGGTAATCTATCCACATACATTTGGCTCATCTGCACTCAAAAAATTCAACAAAGCAGAGGTAAACATTGTAGAAAGACTGGCAAACAAGCTGATGCACTTTGGCAAAAAATATGCCAAGAACACAGGTAGAATGGGCGGCAAAAAGGCACGAACAATGAACACCGTCAAGGCTGCATTTGAAATCATTCATCTAAAGACTGGCAAAAATCCAATCGAGATATTAGTTCGCGCAATCGAGCACTCGTCACCAAATGAGGACACCACCAGAATCGTATATGGAGGCACTGCATACCATGTATCAGTTGATGTATCACCACTGAGACGAGTTGATCTGGCACTGAGATTCATCTCTGATGGTGTAAAAGAATCATCATTTTCAAATCCAAAATCAATGGAAGAATATTTGGCAGAGCACCTAATTGCAGCAGCGGCAAATGATGCGGCAGCCCCATCTGTCAAGAAAAAGAACGAACTGGAAAGAGTAGCTCAAGCATCAAGATAG
- a CDS encoding 30S ribosomal protein S12 — MAKSPLGLFAGRVLKAKRKKQRWQIGTYKRRLLGLNVKANPLGGSPQARGIVLEKVGVEAKQPNSAVRKCVRVQLIKNGKTVTAFLPRDGAMNFIDEHDEVHLEGMGATQGGAMGDIPGVRFKVFKVNGTSLRELVRGRKEKPRR, encoded by the coding sequence ATGGCAAAGTCACCACTAGGGTTATTCGCAGGACGCGTACTCAAAGCAAAACGCAAAAAGCAGCGATGGCAAATCGGTACCTACAAGAGAAGACTCTTGGGACTAAACGTAAAGGCAAACCCGCTAGGTGGTTCTCCTCAAGCAAGAGGAATCGTACTAGAAAAAGTAGGGGTTGAGGCAAAGCAGCCAAACTCTGCAGTTAGAAAATGTGTACGAGTTCAACTAATCAAAAACGGTAAAACAGTTACAGCCTTCTTGCCCCGAGACGGTGCAATGAACTTTATTGACGAGCACGACGAGGTTCACCTGGAAGGAATGGGTGCAACACAAGGTGGTGCAATGGGAGACATTCCCGGTGTAAGATTCAAGGTCTTCAAAGTAAATGGTACATCTCTGCGAGAACTGGTCCGCGGAAGAAAAGAAAAGCCAAGGAGATAA
- a CDS encoding NusA-like transcription termination signal-binding factor, which yields MPQTIKLTTDQMRLISLFQNVTGASARDCVEDEKQNRVIFVVNEGKMGLAIGKGGAHIRNLQNIVKKNVELVEYSDDPVTFLKNMLNAKLVTDVKLNKRLDGTTQAIVLVDAKKKGIVVGREGRNAEKARLLAKRYFEITSVLINSPDKMME from the coding sequence ATGCCACAAACAATCAAACTAACAACCGATCAAATGCGATTAATCTCGCTTTTCCAAAACGTAACAGGTGCATCTGCGCGTGATTGTGTGGAAGACGAAAAACAAAACCGAGTGATTTTTGTAGTAAATGAGGGAAAGATGGGTCTTGCCATTGGCAAGGGCGGTGCACACATTAGAAACCTGCAAAACATTGTAAAAAAGAACGTCGAACTCGTTGAATATTCTGATGATCCTGTCACATTTTTGAAAAACATGCTAAATGCAAAACTAGTAACTGATGTTAAACTAAACAAGCGTCTTGATGGAACGACCCAAGCAATAGTTCTGGTTGATGCCAAAAAGAAGGGTATCGTGGTTGGACGAGAGGGCAGAAACGCCGAAAAAGCGCGACTGCTAGCAAAGCGATACTTTGAGATTACAAGCGTTTTAATTAACAGTCCAGACAAAATGATGGAGTGA
- a CDS encoding ribosomal L7Ae/L30e/S12e/Gadd45 family protein — protein MGKLLEKALKDALNENKCVLGEKQVVQSIKNAKLVVISKSLAGEALEKIQNTAKDQKVSTLEFGGSSVALGKLCGLQFRVSAASLTSIADSNIKAILQEETK, from the coding sequence ATGGGTAAACTCTTAGAAAAAGCACTAAAGGACGCACTAAATGAGAACAAGTGTGTATTGGGAGAAAAACAAGTAGTGCAATCAATCAAAAACGCAAAACTAGTAGTAATTTCAAAATCACTTGCAGGTGAAGCATTGGAAAAAATCCAAAACACCGCAAAAGACCAAAAAGTTTCCACATTAGAATTTGGTGGCTCATCCGTAGCTTTGGGAAAACTATGTGGTTTGCAGTTTAGAGTTTCCGCAGCATCACTAACATCAATTGCAGATTCCAACATCAAGGCAATTTTACAAGAAGAAACGAAATGA
- a CDS encoding Kazal-type serine protease inhibitor family protein, giving the protein MAKTLSVILTVGILLSAAFFTSFGMVQTADAAKAQGSPQSQGAKSFGTKTASKICGDKLCKDVKKPTTKTEMPQEKAKPVACTKEFMPVCGVNGITYGNICMLKAEGMELAYKGECKSQEKPMMHKSVITSKTVTSSVDPGLGHESHQLVMVLPPSDMIYKGSITYSASEPVQLVALTGPLAEGEDKGQPIWTPDGKTKFALTLVDPQSAAGTWSFAGNALAIHTKKAEPFTVSYTVSYMEKETTDTIKTGTTTSATDPGLGHESHQLAIILAPSEKPYSGILTYSASEPVQLVALTGPLAEGEDKGQPIWTPDGKTKFALTLVDPQSAAGTWSFAGNALAIHTKTTEPFTVSYTVVASQ; this is encoded by the coding sequence ATGGCAAAAACATTGTCAGTAATACTGACAGTCGGCATATTGTTGTCTGCTGCATTTTTTACCTCGTTTGGAATGGTACAAACAGCTGATGCCGCAAAGGCTCAAGGCTCACCACAATCCCAAGGCGCAAAATCCTTTGGGACCAAAACGGCCAGTAAAATCTGCGGTGACAAGTTATGCAAGGACGTAAAAAAACCAACTACAAAAACTGAGATGCCGCAAGAAAAAGCAAAACCAGTTGCATGCACCAAAGAGTTCATGCCTGTTTGCGGAGTCAACGGCATAACATATGGAAACATCTGCATGCTCAAAGCAGAAGGAATGGAGCTTGCATACAAAGGAGAATGCAAGTCGCAAGAAAAACCAATGATGCACAAGTCAGTGATAACATCAAAGACTGTTACATCCTCAGTGGACCCTGGCCTTGGCCATGAATCACACCAACTTGTAATGGTCTTACCACCAAGTGATATGATCTACAAGGGATCCATTACATATTCTGCATCCGAGCCAGTACAGCTAGTAGCACTCACTGGACCATTAGCAGAAGGCGAGGACAAGGGACAGCCAATCTGGACACCCGACGGCAAAACAAAATTTGCACTAACTCTGGTTGACCCACAGTCAGCTGCTGGAACTTGGAGCTTTGCAGGAAATGCACTTGCTATACATACCAAAAAGGCAGAACCGTTTACGGTAAGCTACACTGTTAGCTATATGGAAAAGGAAACCACAGACACCATAAAGACTGGCACCACCACATCTGCAACTGATCCTGGCTTAGGACACGAATCCCACCAACTTGCAATCATCTTGGCACCGTCTGAGAAACCATATAGCGGAATACTCACATATTCTGCATCCGAGCCAGTACAGCTAGTAGCACTCACTGGACCATTAGCAGAAGGCGAGGACAAGGGACAGCCAATCTGGACACCAGACGGCAAAACAAAATTTGCACTAACACTGGTTGACCCACAGTCAGCTGCTGGAACTTGGAGCTTTGCAGGAAATGCACTTGCTATACATACCAAAACTACCGAACCATTTACTGTAAGCTATACAGTTGTAGCATCACAGTAA
- a CDS encoding DNA-directed RNA polymerase subunit A', with product MSVQTVKAIDGIKFSVWSPTEIRKYSVAEITAPETYDEDGMAVQGGLMDGRLGTLEPGQKCLTCGNTAARCPGHFGHIELAEPVLHIAFIDNIHKLLLATCRSCSRLKLPQEDLDSYGQIFKKEAAYTIISQKRIPEEILDKAKKAKECPHCGKPQYDMIFTKPTIFIEKTEIGEHRLLPITIRERFTQIRDEDLRLLGYDPNTARPEWFILQVLPVPPVTVRPSIILETGIRSEDDLTHKMVDIIRVNQRLKESKDAGTPPLIVQDLVDLLQYHTTTYFDNEVSGIPQAHHRSGRPLKTLTQRLKGKEGRFRGSLSGKRVDFSSRTVISPDPSLDLSEVGVPEAIAKKLTIPEIITEWNIERMRDLVINGPDKFPGVNYIVRPDGVKIRLDFVEDRSIIAQNLEVGYLVERHLSDGDIVMFNRQPSLHQMSIMAHYVRVLPGKTFRLHPSVCPPYNADFDGDEMNLHVPQSEEARAEAILLMRVQDQLISPRYGGPIIGGLRDFITGSYLLTKDDTTLTPQEFANYAMLGGYDGELPTPATKGKDGPLYSGKQLFSLFLPTDFNFVITSKWSKGTKGTQKDVVIKNGQLISGVIDKASIGAEEPESVLHRIAKDYGNATAKKFLNSVLIVAKQFITHYGFSYGYADLELSDKVKADIHAGIDESYNTVYDLISQAKKGTLKLTRGLSADEALEAYIVNELSKARDKAGNTADQQLDKNNAARIMATTGARGSSLNIGQMAGALGQQSIRGNRLNKGYNNRALPHFKENDDNPDAHGFVKSNYRDGLSTIEFFFHAMGGREGLVDTAVRTQQSGYMQRRLVNALEHIKLEYDNTVRDPHGHIIQFLYGEDGIDVAKSDHGEAFNINRLVESETIVDTGKKVGKEEVEDMLKKYTKVFNPRLTKLVEEGILHSKLSKEGTEKVLKKALDLYHKAKAEPGQAVGIVTAQSIGEPGTQMTLRTFHFAGIRERNVTLGLPRLIELVDARKKPVTPTMDIYLEPKYQKSREKAIEVARNTLQTKVSALIESADTDYATQITLELSTSGLSQRGCTVEEVEAALSSNKKFKLETSGNTITLTLAEEGDAPTVIAIRNKVLNTIVKGVPDITRVTVAQKDDEWVIQTTGSNLAKVLEIDGIDKRNVRTNNVFEIAATLGIEAARNALINELSTTLEDQGLEVDSRYIMLVSDMMCSRGYLQQIGRHGIAGTKDSVLARAAFEITVPTIAEAALTGEIEELKGVTENVIVGSNIPVGSGTVDLYMQVSKN from the coding sequence TTGTCAGTTCAAACAGTAAAAGCAATTGATGGAATAAAATTCTCAGTATGGTCACCAACTGAAATCAGAAAGTATTCTGTTGCTGAAATCACCGCGCCTGAAACATACGACGAAGACGGAATGGCAGTACAAGGCGGACTGATGGATGGCAGACTGGGAACACTAGAGCCTGGACAAAAATGCCTCACATGCGGAAACACCGCGGCAAGATGTCCTGGACACTTTGGCCACATCGAGCTGGCAGAACCAGTATTACATATTGCATTCATTGACAATATTCACAAACTATTGCTTGCAACATGTCGATCCTGCTCCCGACTAAAGCTCCCACAAGAGGATCTTGACAGCTATGGGCAGATCTTCAAAAAAGAGGCAGCATACACTATCATTTCACAAAAAAGAATTCCAGAAGAAATTCTAGACAAGGCAAAGAAAGCAAAGGAATGCCCACACTGCGGAAAACCACAATACGACATGATATTTACAAAACCAACAATATTTATCGAAAAAACCGAAATAGGAGAGCACAGACTACTCCCAATCACCATACGAGAGCGATTCACACAAATCCGTGATGAAGACCTCCGATTGCTTGGTTATGATCCAAACACTGCAAGACCAGAATGGTTCATTCTCCAAGTATTGCCAGTACCACCAGTAACAGTTAGACCATCCATCATACTGGAAACAGGAATCAGATCAGAGGACGATCTCACACACAAAATGGTTGATATCATTCGTGTAAATCAAAGACTAAAGGAAAGCAAAGATGCAGGAACACCACCACTAATCGTTCAGGACTTGGTTGACCTATTACAATATCACACCACCACGTACTTTGATAATGAGGTATCTGGAATCCCACAAGCTCACCACCGTTCTGGCAGACCACTAAAGACATTAACTCAAAGACTCAAAGGAAAGGAAGGAAGATTTAGAGGCTCACTTTCTGGAAAAAGAGTAGACTTTTCCAGCAGAACCGTCATATCCCCAGACCCAAGCCTTGATCTGTCCGAGGTAGGAGTTCCAGAGGCAATCGCAAAGAAGCTGACCATCCCAGAAATCATAACAGAATGGAACATTGAGAGAATGCGAGATCTGGTAATCAATGGACCAGACAAGTTTCCAGGTGTCAATTATATCGTAAGACCAGACGGCGTAAAAATAAGACTCGATTTCGTAGAGGACCGCTCCATAATAGCACAAAACCTCGAAGTCGGATATTTGGTGGAAAGACATCTCTCTGATGGCGACATTGTAATGTTTAATCGACAACCATCATTGCACCAAATGTCAATTATGGCTCACTATGTCCGGGTACTGCCAGGAAAAACATTCAGGCTACACCCATCAGTATGTCCACCATACAACGCAGACTTTGATGGGGATGAAATGAACCTGCACGTACCACAAAGCGAGGAAGCAAGAGCAGAAGCCATCTTACTAATGAGAGTTCAAGACCAATTAATCTCACCAAGATATGGTGGACCAATCATTGGTGGATTGAGAGACTTTATCACAGGATCATACCTTCTAACTAAAGACGATACCACACTCACGCCACAAGAGTTTGCAAACTATGCAATGCTTGGTGGATATGATGGCGAGCTACCGACACCAGCAACAAAAGGAAAGGACGGACCACTATATTCTGGCAAACAATTATTCTCATTGTTCCTGCCAACTGACTTTAACTTTGTAATCACATCAAAGTGGTCCAAGGGAACCAAGGGAACACAAAAAGATGTTGTAATCAAAAACGGACAGCTAATCAGCGGAGTAATTGACAAGGCATCAATTGGTGCAGAAGAACCGGAAAGTGTCTTGCACAGAATTGCAAAGGACTATGGCAACGCTACTGCAAAGAAATTCCTCAACTCTGTTCTGATTGTGGCAAAGCAATTCATCACTCACTATGGATTCAGCTATGGCTATGCAGACTTGGAATTATCCGATAAGGTAAAGGCAGACATTCATGCAGGAATCGACGAATCCTACAATACAGTATATGATCTGATTTCACAGGCAAAGAAGGGTACACTAAAGCTGACCAGAGGTCTATCAGCAGATGAGGCACTGGAAGCATATATCGTAAACGAATTATCTAAAGCAAGAGACAAGGCAGGAAACACTGCAGACCAGCAATTAGACAAAAACAATGCTGCAAGAATCATGGCAACAACCGGTGCAAGAGGATCATCACTAAACATTGGCCAGATGGCAGGCGCACTAGGTCAACAGTCAATTCGTGGTAATAGACTAAACAAGGGTTACAACAATCGGGCATTACCACACTTTAAGGAAAATGACGACAACCCCGATGCACACGGATTTGTAAAATCAAACTATAGGGACGGACTGTCCACAATCGAGTTCTTTTTCCATGCAATGGGTGGACGAGAGGGACTAGTAGATACTGCAGTCAGAACACAACAGTCTGGTTACATGCAGAGAAGATTGGTAAACGCACTGGAACACATCAAACTAGAATATGACAACACCGTACGCGACCCACATGGACACATCATCCAGTTCCTGTATGGTGAGGATGGAATCGATGTTGCAAAATCTGATCACGGAGAAGCCTTTAACATCAACAGACTAGTCGAGTCCGAGACAATAGTTGACACTGGCAAAAAGGTCGGCAAAGAAGAAGTAGAAGACATGCTCAAAAAATACACCAAAGTCTTCAACCCAAGACTAACCAAACTAGTCGAAGAAGGAATCTTGCATTCTAAACTATCAAAGGAAGGAACAGAAAAAGTCCTCAAAAAGGCACTGGACCTATATCACAAAGCAAAGGCAGAGCCAGGACAAGCAGTAGGAATCGTAACTGCCCAGTCCATTGGTGAGCCGGGAACTCAGATGACACTCAGAACATTCCACTTTGCAGGAATCAGAGAGCGAAACGTAACACTAGGTCTGCCAAGACTGATCGAATTAGTGGATGCAAGAAAGAAGCCGGTAACTCCAACCATGGACATTTACCTAGAGCCAAAATACCAAAAATCAAGAGAAAAGGCAATCGAAGTAGCTAGAAACACCTTGCAGACAAAGGTCTCTGCACTAATTGAAAGCGCAGACACTGACTATGCAACCCAGATTACACTGGAGCTAAGCACATCTGGTCTCTCACAGAGGGGTTGCACAGTAGAAGAGGTAGAGGCAGCATTATCATCAAACAAGAAATTCAAGCTGGAGACAAGTGGCAACACCATTACGCTGACTCTAGCGGAAGAAGGTGACGCACCAACCGTAATTGCAATTAGAAACAAGGTCCTCAATACTATAGTCAAAGGAGTACCAGACATCACACGTGTCACAGTTGCACAAAAAGACGATGAATGGGTCATCCAGACAACCGGCTCTAATCTGGCAAAGGTGCTGGAAATTGATGGAATTGACAAGAGAAACGTTAGAACAAACAACGTATTTGAAATTGCAGCAACACTTGGAATCGAGGCTGCAAGAAATGCACTAATCAACGAACTATCCACCACACTAGAAGACCAGGGACTGGAAGTTGATTCCAGATACATCATGCTAGTATCTGACATGATGTGCTCACGTGGATATCTGCAACAAATAGGACGACACGGAATCGCAGGAACAAAGGACTCTGTTCTGGCTCGTGCTGCATTTGAAATCACAGTGCCAACCATAGCAGAAGCGGCACTAACTGGTGAGATAGAGGAACTCAAGGGTGTAACAGAAAACGTAATCGTTGGCTCTAACATTCCAGTAGGTTCTGGAACAGTAGATCTATACATGCAAGTATCCAAGAACTAA